The following coding sequences are from one Rutidosis leptorrhynchoides isolate AG116_Rl617_1_P2 chromosome 11, CSIRO_AGI_Rlap_v1, whole genome shotgun sequence window:
- the LOC139876555 gene encoding uncharacterized protein has translation MVCASFSSLALNERDTTADEEPALIRPSIAADGSIDGCISSSGRQCVSVKKGRFRVDSCFIAFHAHTTLECISQCQATYVIVPSASTKDTLPVSRLPVLEVFSLLIHW, from the exons atgGTATGTGCCAGTTTTTCTTCTCTAGCTTTGAACGAACGTGACACCACGGCTGATGAAGAACCAGCCCTG ATCCGCCCATCCATCGCTGCTGATGGTAGTATTGATGGTTGTATAAGTTCATCAGGAAGACAATGTGTATCTGTTAAAAAGGGACGTTTTAGGGTTGATAGTTGTTTCATTGCATTTCATGCTCATACTACTCTTGAGTGCATATCCCAATGTCAAGCAACTTATGTAATAGTACCATCTGCTTCTACTAAGGATACTTTACCCGTTAGTCGTCTTCCAGTGCTGGAG GTGTTTTCACTGTTAATTCATTGGTGA